One region of Takifugu flavidus isolate HTHZ2018 chromosome 14, ASM371156v2, whole genome shotgun sequence genomic DNA includes:
- the birc2 gene encoding baculoviral IAP repeat-containing protein 2, producing the protein METLVQLKNNPFLMGLCRNCPPPDLQYDNSSELYRISTFARFPTSGVTERSLARAGWFYTGVGDRVQCFKCNVTAEGWQAGDCPTEKHRQLSPSCSFIQSLPSTSNLLSSSHSAFSPLRIAPAIPLSGAGPAVPNPSANQGEEPVGYLNMGFSAPPPSSPLISRGVEDMSHQRPTCHNPNMRREQDRLESFHSWTLTIITPAELAKAGFYYLSQGDRVACFSCGGQLSNWEPGDRAMSEHQRHYPNCRFVRGDRADNISLAGAAPGGLTSQLSAGVPALSNVSNPAMQQSEERLLTFVNWPSRIPVRPDQLAKAGFYYVGRNDDVKCFCCDGGLRCWESGDDPWVEHAKWFPRCEYLLQERGQDFVHQIQARFPRLFEQLLTNGDTTSREFVDPPVVHLGPGEERSEDAVMMNTPVIKSALEMGFERSLVKQTVQSKILTSGENYRTVQELVSDLLSAEDQKREEEKEMLAEAMASDGFTFVKRHQAALIQRLKSVEPVLEHLREQNVLSHEEYSGLKAQTSAQQQTARLIELVLTKGNAAAEVFRNWIQKNDVHLLRDLMAQSSEASSPSQDLSDLPMEEQLRRLQEERTCKVCMDKEVNIVFIPCGHLVVCKECAPSLRKCPICRGLVKGTVRTFLS; encoded by the exons ATGGAAACACTCGTTCAACTCAAGAACAACCCGTTTTTGATGGGGCTGTGTCGCAACTGTCCGCCACCTGACCTGCAGTATGACAACTCCTCAG AACTCTATCGCATCTCTACCTTTGCGCGATTTCCGACTTCGGGGGTGACTGAGCGTAGCCTGGCCCGGGCCGGCTGGTTCTACACGGGGGTGGGCGACCGCGTGCAGTGTTTCAAGTGCAACGTGACAGCCGAGGGCTGGCAGGCTGGAGACTGTCCCACCGAAAAACACAGGCAGCTGTCGCCGTCTTGCTCGTTCATCCAGAGCCTCCCGTCCACGTCgaacctcctctcctcctcgcaCTCTGCCTTTTCCCCACTTCGTATTGCTCCAGCTATTCCA CTTTCTGGTGCCGGGCCAGCTGTTCCCAACCCATCGGCAAACCAAGGTGAAGAGCCAGTCGGCTATCTGAACATGGGTTTCTCCGCTCCGCCACCCTCAAGCCCACTTATATCTCGTGGCGTTGAGGACATGTCCCACCAGAGACCAACGTGTCACAACCCCAACATGCGCAGAGAACAGGACCGCTTGGAATCCTTCCACTCCTGGACACTCACCATCATAACGCCCGCTGAGCTCGCCAAGGCGGGCTTCTACTACCTCAGCCAGGGGGACAGAGTGGCCTGCTTCAGCTGTGGAGGGCAG TTGAGTAACTGGGAGCCGGGCGACAGAGCCATGTCTGAACATCAGAGGCATTATCCCAACTGCCGATTTGTGCGCGGGGACAGAGCCGACAACATCTCGTTGGCCGGAGCAGCACCCGGGGGATTAACGTCTCAGCTGTCTGCGGGAGTCCCTGCCCTCAGTAATGTGTCCAACCCCGCCATGCAGCAGAGCGAAGAAAGGTTGCTAACCTTTGTCAACTGGCCGTCTCGTATCCCCGTGCGGCCCGATCAGCTGGCGAAAGCTGGTTTCTACTACGTAG GTCGTAATGATGACGTTAAGTGCTTTTGCTGTGATGGGGGCCTGCGGTGCTGGGAGTCTGGTGACGACCCTTGGGTGGAACACGCCAAATGGTTTCCTCG GTGTGAGTACTTACTccaggagagaggacaggattTTGTTCATCAAATACAGGCTCGGTTTCCTCGGCTGTTTGAGCAG CTTTTAACAAATGGAGACACCACCTCCAGAGAATTTGTTGATCCACCTG TGGTTCATCTTGGTCCAGGAGAAGAGCGTTCTGAAGACGCTGTCATGATGAACACTCCTGTCATAAAGTCTGCCTTAGAGATGGGCTTTGAGCGGAGTCTAGTCAAACAAACGGTCCAAAGCAAAATCCTGACCAGTGGAGAGAACTACAGAACAGTCCAGGAACTGGTTTCAGACCTGTTGAGTGCTGAGGACCAGAAgcgggaagaggagaaggagatgcTGGCCGAGGCGATGGCATCAG ATGGTTTCACCTTTGTGAAGAGACACCAGGCAGCTCTGATCCAGCGTCTGAAGAGTGTGGAGCCAGTACTAGAACACTTAAGAGAGCAAAATGTGCTGT CTCACGAGGAATACAGTGGCCTGAAGGCTCAAACATCAGCCCAGCAGCAAACGGCCCGGCTCATCGAGCTCGTCCTCACCAAGGGAAACGCCGCAGCCGAGGTCTTTCGCAACTGGATCCAGAAGAATGACGTGCACTTGCTCAGAGATCTCATGG CCCAGTCGAGCGAAGCCTCGTCGCCGAGCCAAGACCTCTCAG ACCTCCccatggaggagcagctgcggcGCCTACAGGAGGAGCGTACCTGTAAGGTGTGCATGGATAAAGAGGTCAACATCGTCTTCATCCCTTGTGGACATCTGGTGGTGTGCAAAGAATGCGCACCGTCATTGAGGAAGTGTCCGATCTGCAGAGGCCTGGTCAAGGGCACCGTACGGACCTTCCTCTCATAA
- the LOC130537183 gene encoding transcriptional coactivator YAP1-like isoform X2, producing MDAHHGAPPAGQQIVHVRGDSQTELEALFSAVMNPSKASRQPPSLPMRMRKLPDSFFRQPDSRGHSRQASSDGGVCSSLTPHHIRAHSSPASLPVNSLSAQAPDVAAAPIIPDDVPLPHGWEMAKTPTGQRYFLNHLDKTTTWHDPRIAQLQSAAAQRPIAGTPVHTHSLSNPAQPATQPQNNMSPETAQKMNPNILGLSLQQRQEKERMRQQQGLPPQIPPQEAAGRNQVSGGLDHDRNTQMLVPPLDVRIRAPNHEPTLNGAHSRNESTDSGLSVSSLPRTSDHMLSSVDHMDTGDSGDASSMTLQESMPVLPMSEGEELIPCIPEGLGSDLLMDMETVLSGSHMDRDSLLTWL from the exons ATGGACGCGCACCACGGCGCGCCTCCGGCCGGGCAGCAGATTGTGCACGTCCGCGGGGACTCGCAGACGGAGCTGGAGGCCCTTTTCAGCGCGGTGATGAACCCCAGCAAGGCGAGCCGCCAGCCGCCGTCTCTGCccatgaggatgaggaagctGCCGGACTCCTTCTTCAGGCAGCCGGATTCTCGGGGCCACTCCAGACAA GCCAGTTCCGACggaggtgtgtgcagctctcTGACTCCTCATCACATCCGCGCCCATTCCtcccctgcctccctgccagtcAACTCGCTCTCCGCCCAGGCCCCCGATGTCGCAGCAGCACCCATTATCCCTGATGATGTGCCACTCCCCCACGGTTGGGAAATGGCCAAAACGCCTACTGGCCAACGTTACTTTCTCAA CCACCTGGATAAGACAACCACTTGGCACGACCCCCGAATTGCGCAGCTCCAGTCGGCTGCGGCTCAGCGTCCCATCGCCGGCACCCCggtccacacacactccctcagcAACCCGGCGCAGCCCGCCacacaaccccaaaacaacATGAGCCCGGAGACAG CCCAGAAGATGAACCCCAACATTCTTGGCTTGTCGttgcagcagaggcaggaaaaggagCGGATGAGGCAGCAGCAAGGCCTCCCCCCACAAATCCCCCCACAG gaggcagcaggaaggaacCAGGTGTCCGGAGGGTTAGACCATGACAGGAACACGCAGATGCTCGTCCCACCCCTGGATGTCAGGATCAGAGCTCCGAACCATGAACCCACACTCAACGG CGCCCACTCACGCAACGAGAGCACGGACAGCGGTCTGAGCGTCAGCAGCCTGCCCCGCACGTCGGACCACATGTTGAGCTCCGTAGATCACATGGACACTG gtgatTCCGGCGACGCCTCCTCGATGACCTTGCAGGAGTCGATGCCCGTGCTGCCCATGTCCGAGGGCGAGGAGCTAATCCCCTGCATCCCAGAGGGTCTGGGTTCGGACCTCCTGATGGACATGGAGACCGTTCTCTCTGGGTCACACATGGACAGAGACAGCCTGCTCACCTGGCTATAG
- the rpl23a gene encoding 60S ribosomal protein L23a, which yields MHYTPVNPALSSFPNMAPKAKKEVVPVKTEAKSKALKAKKAVLKGVHSQRRKKIRTSPTFRRPKTLRLRRQPKYPRKSAPRRNKLDHYAIIKFPLTTESAMKKIEDNNTLVFIVDVKANKHQIKHAVKKLYDIDVAKVNTLIRPDGEKKAYVRLAPDYDALDVANKIGII from the exons ATGCATTATACGCCGGTAAACCCCGCTCTATCGTCCTTTCCCAACATGGCACCGAAGGCGAAGAAGGAAG TGGTCCCTGTCAAGACTGAAGCCAAGTCAAAGGCTCTGAAGGCCAAAAAGGCCGTGCTCAAGGGTGTACacagccagaggaggaagaagatcaGGACTTCTCCAACCTTCCGTCGCCCCAAAACTCTGCGTCTCCGCAGGCAGCCCAAGTACCCTCGCAAAAGTGCTCCCCGTAGGAACAA GTTGGATCACTATGCTATCATCAAGTTCCCCCTGACTACAGAGTCTGCCATGAAAAAGATAGAGGATAATAACACACTTGTGTTCATCGTGGACGTCAAGGCAAACAAACACCAGATCAAGCACGCTGTCAAGAAGCTGTATGACATTGATGTTGCCAAAGTCAACACTCTAATCAG ACCTGACGGTGAAAAGAAGGCGTACGTTCGTCTGGCACCAGATTACGATGCATTGGATGTTGCAAACAAG ATTGGCATCATCTAA
- the LOC130537183 gene encoding transcriptional coactivator YAP1-like isoform X1 has product MDAHHGAPPAGQQIVHVRGDSQTELEALFSAVMNPSKASRQPPSLPMRMRKLPDSFFRQPDSRGHSRQASSDGGVCSSLTPHHIRAHSSPASLPVNSLSAQAPDVAAAPIIPDDVPLPHGWEMAKTPTGQRYFLNHLDKTTTWHDPRIAQLQSAAAQRPIAGTPVHTHSLSNPAQPATQPQNNMSPETGPLPEGWEQAVTADGEVYYIDHINKTTTWVDPRLAQKMNPNILGLSLQQRQEKERMRQQQGLPPQIPPQEAAGRNQVSGGLDHDRNTQMLVPPLDVRIRAPNHEPTLNGAHSRNESTDSGLSVSSLPRTSDHMLSSVDHMDTGDSGDASSMTLQESMPVLPMSEGEELIPCIPEGLGSDLLMDMETVLSGSHMDRDSLLTWL; this is encoded by the exons ATGGACGCGCACCACGGCGCGCCTCCGGCCGGGCAGCAGATTGTGCACGTCCGCGGGGACTCGCAGACGGAGCTGGAGGCCCTTTTCAGCGCGGTGATGAACCCCAGCAAGGCGAGCCGCCAGCCGCCGTCTCTGCccatgaggatgaggaagctGCCGGACTCCTTCTTCAGGCAGCCGGATTCTCGGGGCCACTCCAGACAA GCCAGTTCCGACggaggtgtgtgcagctctcTGACTCCTCATCACATCCGCGCCCATTCCtcccctgcctccctgccagtcAACTCGCTCTCCGCCCAGGCCCCCGATGTCGCAGCAGCACCCATTATCCCTGATGATGTGCCACTCCCCCACGGTTGGGAAATGGCCAAAACGCCTACTGGCCAACGTTACTTTCTCAA CCACCTGGATAAGACAACCACTTGGCACGACCCCCGAATTGCGCAGCTCCAGTCGGCTGCGGCTCAGCGTCCCATCGCCGGCACCCCggtccacacacactccctcagcAACCCGGCGCAGCCCGCCacacaaccccaaaacaacATGAGCCCGGAGACAG GTCCACTACCTGAAGGCTGGGAGCAGGCTGTGACAGCAGATGGAGAGGTGTACTACATCGATCACATAAATAAGACCACCACATGGGTCGACCCGCGTCTAG CCCAGAAGATGAACCCCAACATTCTTGGCTTGTCGttgcagcagaggcaggaaaaggagCGGATGAGGCAGCAGCAAGGCCTCCCCCCACAAATCCCCCCACAG gaggcagcaggaaggaacCAGGTGTCCGGAGGGTTAGACCATGACAGGAACACGCAGATGCTCGTCCCACCCCTGGATGTCAGGATCAGAGCTCCGAACCATGAACCCACACTCAACGG CGCCCACTCACGCAACGAGAGCACGGACAGCGGTCTGAGCGTCAGCAGCCTGCCCCGCACGTCGGACCACATGTTGAGCTCCGTAGATCACATGGACACTG gtgatTCCGGCGACGCCTCCTCGATGACCTTGCAGGAGTCGATGCCCGTGCTGCCCATGTCCGAGGGCGAGGAGCTAATCCCCTGCATCCCAGAGGGTCTGGGTTCGGACCTCCTGATGGACATGGAGACCGTTCTCTCTGGGTCACACATGGACAGAGACAGCCTGCTCACCTGGCTATAG
- the angptl5 gene encoding angiopoietin-related protein 5, with translation MMWTTAVLLLLLPRLLHSSVTENGKLFNQSGEADEQLSDAPAVDPKRSAGVKGRDTCAIPCDITIKILQDEKHSICAQLQQSLLVFGRSTRKLISNVMEEQQRALDILSSQVTELMTKVQTLSSEVRRSNTEMFSIKPVPSHGRDCSDIKDNLMSVVPKIPSGIYIIHPENTDSSFEVFCEMDYMGGGWTVMQRRADGLTDFKRPWTDYADGFGNLAGEHWLGLKKLFHIVNQKDARFQLHVALVSADDATSYASYDDFHLDNETEFFSIHLGRYAGSAGDAFRGYEQEQNQDTAPFSALDVDSDGCNPSCFIHNRTVESCSSLHNQTGWWFNRCGLANLNSSPEDTEHNQTPRTRILWDTWRRNGIPHVIKSVTMKIRRIVTNN, from the exons ATGATGTGGACAACAgccgtcctcctgctgctgctgccccggCTGCTGCACTCCTCA GTCACAGAAAATGGCAAACTTTTCAACCAATCAGGAGAAGCAGACGAGCAACTCTCCGATGCACCGGCCGTAGACCCGAAACGTTcagcaggggtcaaaggtcgggacACCTGCGCCATTCCGTGTGACATCACCATCAAAATCCTGCAAGATGAAAAACATTCCATCTGTG cccagCTGCAACAGTCTCTCTTGGTGTTTGGCCGCAGCACCAGGAAGCTTATCAGCAACgtgatggaggagcagcagagagccttGGACATCCTCAGCAGTCAG GTAACAGAACTGATGACCAAGGTGCAGACGCTGAGCTCTGAGGTTCGGAGGAGCAACACTGAGATGTTCTCCATTAAACCGGTGCCCTCCCATG GGCGCGACTGCAGCGACATCAAGGATAACCTGATGTCGGTCGTCCCCAAGATCCCCAGCGGCATTTACATCATCCACCCAGAGAACACGGACTCTTCGTTTGAG GTTTTCTGTGAGATGGACTACATGGGGGGCGGGTGGACGGTGATGCAGCGGAGGGCGGACGGACTGACGGACTTCAAACGGCCTTGGACTGATTACGCCGACGGATTCGGGAACCTCGCAG GAGAACACTGGTTAGGTCTGAAGAAGTTGTTTCACATCGTGAACCAGAAAGACGCGCGTTTCCAACTCCACGTGGCTCTGGTCTCCGCCGACGACGCCACCTCTTATGCGTCATATGACGATTTCCACCTGGACAACGAAACCGAGTTCTTCAGTATCCACCTGGGCAGATACGCAGGCAGCGCCG GCGACGCCTTCCGCGGCtacgagcaggagcagaaccaggacacGGCGCCGTTCAGCGCCCTGGACGTGGACAGCGACGGCTGTAACCCTTCCTGCTTCATCCACAACCGCACCGTGGAAAGCTGCAGCAGTCTGCACAACCAGACGGGCTGGTGGTTCAACCGGTGCGGCCTGGCCAACCTCAACAGCTCCCCCGAGGACACGGAGCACAACCAGACGCCCAGAACACGCATCCTGTGGGACACGTGGCGGCGGAACGGCATCCCGCACGTCATCAAGTCTGTCACCATGAAGATCAGGAGGATTGTGACCAATAACTGA
- the ddx52 gene encoding probable ATP-dependent RNA helicase DDX52 — MIRRLIADVWIHADHAATAPVATMDSFELFRKLGAGAKFDLKRFSQDAARFKVHRSRGINLSTDRLSAIDYFGAGQTNGAQISSNPQDPNEENHEEDCEMENADWAARGKRKQKHAERDVKIKKKKSQKEQLDADGGCSKDSNAGITWTSLLERKIHSLAPDEKEKHSMKRLKHLHQEKVNRIRSQNRINVHGSDIPDPVCTFDELQSEYHLNSRILQNLKEAGLCSPTPIQMQAIPLMMHGRELLACAPTGSGKTLAFCVPLLAHLQQPANLGFRAVIISPTRELASQTYRELLRLTDGVGFRVHIIDKASLAAKKYGPRSNKKYDILISTPNRLVFLLKQDPPALDLSSVEWLVVDESDKLFEDGKTGFREQLASIFLACSGSKVRRAFFSATCTSDVEQWCRLNLDNLVSVNIGPRNTAVETVDQELLFVGTENGKLLAVREIIKKGFLPPMLVFVQSKDRARELFHELVYEGINVDVIHAERTQQQRDNVVNSFRSGKIWVLICTALLARGIDFKGVNLVLNYDFPTSSVEYIHRIGRTGRAGHKGKAITFFTENDKPLLRSIANVIKQAGCPVPDYITGFKKIPSKAKRRLEKKPPKRLTICTTPRFLLKKKGKAVTKRQEGGIQTAAGEEQKGETGSQTAVVQQKVQKNPSKKKMREGKDKASEKSGTNSSGEKFKKKIKKNKPQDE; from the exons ATGATTCGGAGGTTGATTGCTGATGTCTGGATCCATGCGGACCACGCTGCTACTGCTCCTGTAGCAACTATGGACTCTTTCGAGTTGTTTCGAAAGCTCGGCGCTGGAGctaaatttgatttgaaaagGTTTAGCCAGGATGCAGCTCGGTTCAAG GTCCACAGGTCTCGGGGAATAAACCTGTCCACGGATCGTCTCTCTGCCATCGATTATTTTGGCGCAGGACAAACCAATGGAGCGCAGATCAGTTCCAATCCACAAGATCCCAACGAGGAAAATCATGAGGAGGACTGTGAGATGGAAAATGCGGACTGGGCTGCAAgagggaaaaggaagcagaaacatGCAGAAAGAGACGTGaagatcaaaaagaaaaaatcccaAAAAGAGCAGTTGGACGCGGACG GTGGTTGTTCAAAAGACAGTAATGCGGGCATCACATGGACGTCCTTATTGGAAAGGAAGATCCACAGCCTGGCACCTGATGAAAAAGAGAAGCACTCAATGAAGAGACTAAAACATCTTCACCAGGAAAAG gTGAATCGAATTCGGTCTCAAAACCGTATAAACGTGCACGGCTCTGACATTCCAGACCCCGTGTGTACATTCGATGAGCTGCAATCTGAATATCATCTCAATTCGCGTATCCTCCAAAACCTCAAAGAGGCTGGGCTGTGCTCCCCAACGCCGATACAGATGCAGGCGATACCACTGATGATGCAT GGTCGGGAGCTACTGGCATGTGCTCCCACAGGATCGGGGAAGACTCTGGCTTTCTGCGTTCCACTGCTCGCCCATCTGCAGCAGCCTGCCAACCTTGGCTTCAGAGCGGTGATCATCTCTCCAACCAGAGAGCTAGCCAGCCAG ACCTACAGAGAGCTGCTGCGTCTAACAGACGGAGTAGGATTTAGAGTTCACATCATAGACAAAGCTTCTCTAGCGGCAAAGAAATATGGACCACGCTCAAACAAAAAATATG ATATACTCATCAGTACCCCAAACAGACTCGTCTTTCTCCTCAAGCAGGATCCTCCAGCTCTCGACCTCAGCAG TGTGGAGTGGCTAGTTGTTGATGAGTCCGATAAGCTTTTTGAAGATGGGAAGACGGGCTTCAGGGAGCAGCTTGCTAGCATTTTTCTGGCCTGCTCTGGCTCAAAGGTGCGCCGGGCTTTCTTCAGCGCCACCTGCACATCCGATGTGGAGCAGTGGTGTCGTTTAAACCTCGACAACCTTGTTTCTGTCAACATTGGACCCAG AAACACGGCAGTCGAGACAGTggaccaggagctgctgtttgttgggACAGAAAACGGCAAACTGCTAGCCGTTAGGGAGATCAtcaaaaaa ggttttttgCCTCCCATGCTGGTATTTGTACAGTCCAAAGATCGAGCTCGAGAGCTTTTCCATGAGCTGGTTTACGAAGGCATCAATGTGGATGTGATCCATGCTGAACGGACGCAGCAGCAG AGGGACAACGTCGTGAACAGTTTTCGTTCAGGGAAGATTTGGGTTTTGATCTGCACAGCTCTGCTTGCCAGAGGTATCGACTTCAAGGGAGTCAATCTTGTACTTAACTATGACTTCCCCACCAGTTCCGTTGAGTACATCCACCGAATCG GTCGAACTGGTAGAGCTGGACACAAAGGAAAGGCCATCACCTTCTTCACAGAAAATGACAAACCATTGCTgcgcag CATTGCTAATGTCATCAAGCAAGCTGGATGTCCTGTACCCGACTACATCACTGGCTTCAAGAAGATACCTAG CAAAGCGAAGCGGAGACTTGAGAAGAAACCTCCCAAACGCCTCACCATTTGCACGACGCCTCGTTTCTTAttgaagaagaaaggaaaagctgtgactaaaagacaggaaggaggaataCAGACAGCAGCGGGGGAAGAGCAGAAGGGAGAAACTGGATCTCAAACAGCAGTAGTGCAACAAAAGGTTCAAAAAAATCCATCAAAGAAAAAGATGCGAGAAGGAAAAGACAAAGCATCTGAGAAGAGCGGAACAAATTCATCAGGAGAAAAGTTCAAAAA aaaaattaagaaaaataaaccacaaGACGAATGA
- the trpc6a gene encoding LOW QUALITY PROTEIN: short transient receptor potential channel 6a (The sequence of the model RefSeq protein was modified relative to this genomic sequence to represent the inferred CDS: inserted 1 base in 1 codon) produces the protein MNHRPPAGHSNRPPAGHSNRPPAGYSDSPRARSRDNLLMCDDFGEENCCSGRCLGNSSSDRQLLARLCAVKRRQALRGPAYMFSAPSYSLSEVEQRFLEAAEYGNIPEVRRMLLHVPNLNINAVDYMGQNALQLAVANEHLEVTELLLGRXDLARVGDALLLAISKGYIRITEALLSHPAFRDARRLTASPAQADMLDDFYAYDEDGTRFSHDVTPLILAAHCQEYEIVHTLLSKGARIDHPHDYFCGCDSCNYQQQYDSFSHSRSRINAYRGLASPAYLSLSNEDPVLAALELSNELAVLADIEKEFKNEYCCLSSQCKDYVVGLLDLCRSTEEVEAIMSGETDTDDTYNLLGRPSLTRLKLAIKYELKKFVAHPNCQQQLLSIWYENLPGLRQQTTAVKLLVVMAVAIGLPGLALAYWITPCSRVGRIMRSPFMKFVAHASSFTIFLGLLILNAADRFAGTTLLANMTHRHYHQQAGGPQPDPLLLYRMTTTPFTWMEILIISWIIGMIWSEVKEIWSQGLGEYLLEPWNFLDFGMLAIFLASFSCRFSILRHVESAQTFVYTHYTTLINVTLPPEILYLTLARIDWLPSDPQLVSEGLYAVAVVLSFSRIAYILPANESFGPLQISLGRTVKDIFKFMVIFLMVFLAFMIGMFNLYSYYLGAKQNDAFTTLEESFKTLFWAIFGLSEVRSVVVNNGHKFIENTGYVLYGVYNVTMVIVLLNMLIAMINSSFQEIEDDADVEWKFARAKLWFSYFEEGRTLPVPFNLIPSPKSMLGLATCIRAQILRLVRGHSEEKTGTQLNQLGDNSGSYGASNAASRYQKIMKRLIKRYIIKAQADRESDEITEGELKEIKQDISSLRYELLEEKAQNMETLDGLLRRMGGIRTA, from the exons ATGAACCACAGACCGCCAGCGGGTCACAGTAACAGACCGCCAGCGGGTCACAGTAACAGACCGCCAGCGGGTTACAGCGACAGCCCGAGAGCCCGCAGCCGTGACAACCTGCTGATGTGTGACGACTTTGGAGAGGAGAACTGTTGCTCTGGACGATGCCTTGG aaacagcagctctgacagacaGCTCCTGGCTCGCCTGTGCGCTGTTAAACGACGCCAGGCCCTCCGCGGCCCGGCCTACATGTTCTCGGCTCCTTCCTACAGCCTGTCAGAGGTGGAGCAGCGTTTCCTGGAGGCGGCCGAGTACGGCAACATACCGGAGGTGCGGCGCATGCTGCTGCACGTGCCCAACCTGAACATCAACGCGGTGGATTACATGGGCCAGAACGCCCTGCAGTTGGCCGTGGCCAACGAGCACCTGGAGGtgacggagctgctgctggggc CGGACCTGGCCAGAGTGGGCGACGCCCTGCTCTTAGCCATCA gtaaaGGGTATATTCGCATCACAGAAGCCCTGTTGTCTCACCCAGCCTTCAGAGACGCCCGTCGTCTCACGGCGAGCCCCGCTCAAGCAGACATGCTGGACGACTTTTACGCCTATGATGAGGACGGGACGAG GTTCTCTCACGACGTCACCCCCCTGATCCTCGCCGCGCACTGCCAGGAATACGAGATCGTCCACACGCTGCTGAGCAAAGGGGCTCGCATCGACCATCCTCATGATTACTTCTGCGGCTGCGACTCCTGCAACTATCAACAGCAGTACGACTCCTTCAGCCACTCACGATCGAGGATAAACGCCTACCGAGGACTCGCCAGTCCCGCCTACCTCTCCCTGTCCAACGAGGACCCGGTCCTGGCCGCCCTGGAGCTCAGCAACGAGCTGGCCGTGCTGGCTGACATTGAGAAAGAATTTAAG AACGAATACTGCTGCCTGTCGAGCCAGTGTAAGGACTACGTGGTGggtctgctggacctgtgtcGCAGCACCGAGGAGGTAGAGGCCATCATGAGCGGGGAAACCGACACTGATGACACCTATAATCTGCTGGGGCGCCCCTCGCTCACACGTCTTAAATTAGCCATCAAGTACGAACTCAAAAAG TTTGTGGCTCACCCCAactgccagcagcagctgctgagtaTCTGGTATGAAAACCTGCCGGGTCTGAGACAACAAACCACGGCGGTcaagctgctggtggtgatggcggTGGCCATCGGACTGCCGGGCCTGGCTCTGGCCTATTGGATCACTCCGTGCAGCAGA GTGGGGAGGATCATGCGCAGCCCCTTCATGAAGTTTGTGGCCCACGCCTCGTCCTTCACGATCTTCCTGGGACTTTTGATCCTGAACGCTGCCGACCGCTTCGCCGGGACAACCCTCCTGGCCAACATGACCCATCGCCACTACCATCAGCAGGCAGGAGGACCCCAGCCGGACCCCCTGCTCCTCTACCGCATGACCACGACGCCCTTCACGTGGATGGAGATCCTCATCATTTCATGGATCATCG GTATGATCTGGTCTGAGGTGAAGGAGATATGGAGTCAAGGGCTTGGGGAGTACCTGCTGGAACCTTGGAACTTCCTGGATTTTGGGATGCTGGCCATCTTCCTCGCCTCCTTCAGCTGCCGCTTCTCCATTCTGAGACACGTGGAGTCGGCCCAGACCTTTGTATACACACACTATACAACACTGATTAATGTGACCCTCCCTCCGGAGATTCTCTACTTAACACTAg CACGCATCGACTGGCTGCCATCAGATCCCCAGCTGGTCTCGGAGGGTCTGTACGCGGTCGCCGTGGTGCTGAGCTTCTCTCGGATCGCCTACATTCTCCCGGCCAACGAGAGCTTCGGCCCCCTGCAGATCTCTTTAGGCAGGACCGTCAAGGACATCTTCAAGTTCATGGTCATCTTCCTCATGGTCTTTCTGGCGTTCATGATCGGCATGTTCAACTTGTACTCGTATTACCTGGGCGCCAAGCAGAACGACGCCTTCACCAC CCTGGAGGAGAGCTTCAAGACGCTGTTCTGGGCTATATTTGGTCTCTCCGAGGTCAGGTCTGTTGTCGTCAACAACGGACACAAATTCATTGAGAACACTGGTTACGTGCTGTACGGGGTGTACAACGTTACCATGGTGATAGTGCTCCTCAACATGCTCATCGCCATGATTAACAGTTCCTTCCAGGAGATTGAG GATGACGCTGATGTTGAGTGGAAGTTTGCTCGAGCCAAACTCTGGTTCTCCTACTTTGAGGAGGGGAGGACTCTCCCCGTGCCCTTCAACCTCATCCCCAGTCCTAAATCCATGCTGGGGCTGGCTACTTGTATCAGGGCCCAGATTCTGCGGTTGGTGCGGGGACACAGTGAGGAGAAAACTGGCACTCAACTCAACCAG CTTGGAGATAATTCTGGTTCTTACGGCGCATCAAACGCTGCGAGCAGATATCAG AAGATCATGAAGCGCCTGATAAAGCGCTACATCATCAAAGCGCAGGCGGACAGAGAAAGTGATGAGATCACCGAAG GTGAGCTGAAGGAGATCAAACAAGACATCTCCAGCCTGAGAtacgagctgctggaggagaaggcgCAGAACATGGAGACGCTGGACGGCCTGCtgaggaggatgggagggaTCAGAACCGCCTGA